TCAAGGTGATATCACCCACCGAGTAGATGTCCTTTAGGTCCATCAATTGCTGAACGCGCTGTAGGATTTGTGGCGTCTGGTTGTACTCGGGGCAGATTCCATTGAAGTCTACGTAGACGTCATCCGGAATCTCCTGGGTGGTATTGCAGACTCCGTAGAGGCTGTCGGGTCGCTCGGCAAAATCGTTGATATTTGCGCAATCTGGATCGGCAGCGTCCACGAGGCCGTCGCCGTCGTTGTCTTCTCCATCCCCACAATCCGTAATGGTGTCTTCGCATCCAGCCAGACACCTCGGTTCGGGAACACCGTCGGAGACAAAGTTGACGATGTAGCGCGTACGGGCTCTCTCGGAAGGCCCAACCTCTAGAATGTCACGTTCGATGATTCTAAGGGCTGTGGCCAATGCTCCCTGGTAGTCTGTGGCGGGGCCAAGACCCGCACCAGGATCTGTAAAGTTTGCGATGGCATCGCGGTCGCGGGTAAAGCCTTGTTCACGTGCCCACGAGCTGAAGCCAACGAACCCAATCTGAGCGTTTGGTTGTGTGGAGAGCAGATTGTTGACAGCGGCGTTGATGGCTGGAAAGCGCCGGTTCTGGCTGTCCATGCATTGGAGTGATGCGGATTGGTCCAGGATAAAGAGCGCTTTGACCGGGAAAACGATCTCAGTCGAAGGCTCCGTACAGAACTCGCCCTTAATCCTGAGGAGATTGTCCAGATCTTCGGCCACGGGCGGCGGAATGCGCTCAAGACCTGCTTCAGTGCAGCTCAGAACAAAGAGTGAGAGCAGGATTAACGCCAGACGTACCATCGAACACTTCCTCGGCCGACCACCATAAAAAAACCTGCCCGAGGGCAGGTCGTTAGAGCTCGGGAATGGATTACCATTCCAGGAATCTTAGGCTCTTCGGCGACGAATTACCAGACCCGCGAAGCCCATTAGCAACAACCAGCCAGCAGCACCCTGTGGGCTAGCAGTGACGCTACAGCCAGTGCTATCGCCGGTGCCCGATGGGAGGTCCGCACGCTCACCTTGGAGGTTGACGGCGGTTGTGAATGTTGCGGTCTGATTGAGGTTGCCGGACACGCGGTCTTCCCAAATCGTCTCCACAGTCAACTCGAGCCCATACTCGCCTGGAACGGTGCCGTAGACTTTCGGAGCTTCGTCGATCAGGTAGCGGTACTCGAATGGTGAAGACACGGTCACCGCGCCTTCCGCGTTCTCAACCATGAATTCTGCGCCTTCTGGGAAGCTCACCACGCGCCAGGTGTAGCGCATCGCCAAGTTCTCGCGGTTTGCGAAGATACGGAGCAGGGTGCCTTCACCCGTCTGAGCGATGGTTGGAGGGCTGTAGACGTAGAGTGAGCCGTCTGGGTCGAGACAGTTCTCGGTGTCGCCGTTGACGACGTAGCAGAACTCCGCGTCACAGGCATCGCCGGCACCGTCACGGTCGCCATCAGCTTGGTCCGCGTTCTCGGTCGCTGGGCAATTATCCTGGGCGTTAACTACGCCGTCGCCGTCGATATCTGGGTCACAGACATCGCCGAACTCGGAGCCGTTTTGGTTCGCCTGATCAGGGTTGAAAATCGCGATACAGTTGTCGAACACATCCGCGATGCCGTCACCGTCCTGGTCTGGGAAGCAGAGAGCTTCCTGGTCAGCTGTAGGTGTGGTGATATCAGCGCTCATTGGGCATGGATCTTCAAGGTTTGAGATGCCGTCGCCGTCGATGTCATCGTCACATGCGTCCCCAGTGCCATCGCCGTCGAGGTCCTCTTGACCTGGGTTTGGTACACTTGGGCAGTTGTCTTGTGCGTTCGCGACTTCGTCTGCGTCAATATCGTCGTCACAGGCGTCACCGATGCCATCACCGTCGAGGTCGGCTTGGTCAGCGTTTGAGTCGTCTGGACAGTTATCACACGCGTCACCCACGCCGTCGCCGTCACCGTCTGCTTGGTCGATATTCTCGACGCGTGCGCAGTTGTCCGAGTTATCCTCGATGCCGTCGTCGTCGTAATCGTCCGCAAACTGATAGGTGTCGCCTCGGTCGGTGTTGTTGATCAGGATGGCTCCGCCACCGCCGCCTCCACCGCCGCCGGACATATTAGGAGTTCCGCAATCTCCAAATGTGTTGTCGCATTCAAACGCTGGGCTGTCCTGCGCGCTCAAGACTCCTGGAAGGCCGAGTGTGGCTGCCAAGACACCTGTTACGAATATGTGCTTTTTCTTCATCATTTTGAACTCCTGGGTCCCTCAACCCGTGTTTGTCGCGATAACACTCGCGGGACATAATTACTCACGGTAGAGGTACTTTGCAATAGGTATGCCAAGCTTAAATGGGCATTTTATGGTCATTTGTCCTCATAGTGTGACACGTGTGCCACATCTTAGCAAAGAGGGACGTGACGGGAGATCCACGATCGGGGCGGCAATGCCACATCTTGGTTCGATGAAGGAAAAAAAATGGATTTCCTCTCGGAGCGTGATAACC
This Microvenator marinus DNA region includes the following protein-coding sequences:
- the mtsC gene encoding cell-cell cohesion MYXO-CTERM protein MtsC; this translates as MMKKKHIFVTGVLAATLGLPGVLSAQDSPAFECDNTFGDCGTPNMSGGGGGGGGGAILINNTDRGDTYQFADDYDDDGIEDNSDNCARVENIDQADGDGDGVGDACDNCPDDSNADQADLDGDGIGDACDDDIDADEVANAQDNCPSVPNPGQEDLDGDGTGDACDDDIDGDGISNLEDPCPMSADITTPTADQEALCFPDQDGDGIADVFDNCIAIFNPDQANQNGSEFGDVCDPDIDGDGVVNAQDNCPATENADQADGDRDGAGDACDAEFCYVVNGDTENCLDPDGSLYVYSPPTIAQTGEGTLLRIFANRENLAMRYTWRVVSFPEGAEFMVENAEGAVTVSSPFEYRYLIDEAPKVYGTVPGEYGLELTVETIWEDRVSGNLNQTATFTTAVNLQGERADLPSGTGDSTGCSVTASPQGAAGWLLLMGFAGLVIRRRRA